In the Haloarcula salinisoli genome, ACGTCTTTCATCTGCTCTGTCATGTTAATCGTCCGCTGGGGCTTCCGTCTCTTCCTGCTGTTCCCCCCAGGAGAACAGCTCGCGCAGGCCGGCGCCGACCTGTTCGATTTCGTGTTCCTGTTCGGCTTCCCGGTACTGCTTGTAGCTCGGTCGGCCGGCCTGGTTCTCGAGAATCCACTCGCGGGTGAACTCGCCGTTCTGAATCTCTTCGAGAATCTTCTCCATCCCCTCGCGGTTGATGACCTCCTCACCGCGGGTGAGCCCGCCGTACTCGGCGGTGTCCGAGACCGAGTTCCACATCTCCATGTGGCCGCCCTCGTACATCAGGTCGACGATGAGCTTGAGCTCGTTCAGACACTCGAAGTATGCCATCTCCGGGGAGTAGCCCGCGTCGACGAGCGTCTCGAAGCCGACCTTCACCATCTCGGTGACGCCGCCACAGAGGACGGCCTGTTCGCCGAAGAGGTCCGTCTCGACCTCTTCCTTGAACGTCGTCTCGATGACGCCCGCTCGCGTGCAGCCGATGGCCTTCGCGTAGGAGAGCGCACCCTCCTTCGCGTCGCCGGTGGCGTCCTGGTAGACGGCGATGAGTCCGGGGGTCCCTTCGCCGCGGTCGTAGGTCCGCCGGACGAGGTGGCCGGGGGATTTGGGCGCGACCATGGTCACGTCGACGCCCTCCTGGGGCTCTATCTGGCCGTAGTGGATGTTCAGCCCGTGGGCGAACTGCAGCGTGTCGCCCGGTTCCAGGCCGTCCTGGATAGCCTCGTACACTGCCGGCTGGACGGTGTCGGGGACCAGCATGACGACGCGGTCGGCCTCGGCGGCCGCAACGTCGGGCGTCTTCACGGTGAGGCCCGAGGCCTTCGCGTCCTCGCGCGAGGACGACCCCTTGCGGAGGCCGACGACGACGTCGACACCGGAGTCGTGGAGGTTCAGCGCGTGGGCGTGGCCCTGCGAGCCGTATCCGAGTACGGCTACTGTCTCGTCAGTTACGTGCGATACGTCGGCGTCGTCGTCGTAGTAGACCTCTGTCGTGAGTTCGTCAGTCATGTTTCTCCAGTGTCTTGGGGCCTCGTTCCAGCGCGGCGGCCCCCGTCCGCACGACCTCCTGCACGTCGAACTGTTTGAACGCCTCGACGGCAGCGTCGATTTTCTGCTTGCTGCCCGTGATCTCGACCGTCACCGAATCCGTGGACGCGTCGACGGCCTGCCCGTCGTACATCTCCGCCACGGCGTTGACGTCGTCCGGTTTCTCCCCACCGACCTTGATCAAGGCGAGCTCCCGGCGGACCGCTGTCGGGTCCAGTTCCGTCACCTCGATGACGGGGACCAGTTTGCGGAGCTGCTTTTTGGCCTGGTCGATGCCGGGCTCGGGCTCCTCGATGAGGATGGTCATCCGGGCCGTATCGTCATCGACCGTCGGGCCGACGGTGAGACTTTCGATGTTGAACTGCCGGCGCGAGAAGAGCGCCGAGACCTCCGATAGCACGCCGGGCTTGTGTTTGACCAGCGCCGACAGGACCGCCTGTCGGGGTTC is a window encoding:
- the ilvC gene encoding ketol-acid reductoisomerase, whose amino-acid sequence is MTDELTTEVYYDDDADVSHVTDETVAVLGYGSQGHAHALNLHDSGVDVVVGLRKGSSSREDAKASGLTVKTPDVAAAEADRVVMLVPDTVQPAVYEAIQDGLEPGDTLQFAHGLNIHYGQIEPQEGVDVTMVAPKSPGHLVRRTYDRGEGTPGLIAVYQDATGDAKEGALSYAKAIGCTRAGVIETTFKEEVETDLFGEQAVLCGGVTEMVKVGFETLVDAGYSPEMAYFECLNELKLIVDLMYEGGHMEMWNSVSDTAEYGGLTRGEEVINREGMEKILEEIQNGEFTREWILENQAGRPSYKQYREAEQEHEIEQVGAGLRELFSWGEQQEETEAPADD
- the ilvN gene encoding acetolactate synthase small subunit, with translation MTGGMPGPSPHDRMHPKGRRNKQGIRIDPEAEVTHEPRQAVLSALVKHKPGVLSEVSALFSRRQFNIESLTVGPTVDDDTARMTILIEEPEPGIDQAKKQLRKLVPVIEVTELDPTAVRRELALIKVGGEKPDDVNAVAEMYDGQAVDASTDSVTVEITGSKQKIDAAVEAFKQFDVQEVVRTGAAALERGPKTLEKHD